One stretch of Streptomyces sp. NBC_01363 DNA includes these proteins:
- a CDS encoding MFS transporter, which produces MRNAPADTAARETVWNAPGMPALLLLTAMGFSGFAALLPTAPLWAVHGGADAAGAGSVNAILMLCTVLAQTLVPTAIRRLGWRTTLVCGMVLLGVPALPHLLTADLGVVLALAVVRGLGFGVLTVCGASAVAELVEPARRGKAVGAYGLAIAGPQFILVSTAPWAAENLGFGVVFAIGALPLLGVLPALRLARRLSGHPAGTEDPPHRDGTAGGRAAYLPLLRPMLLLLGVTTAGGALITFAPQMSSDPTATLAGLLLLTGTAAASRWRFGALADRYGTRPFLWPLVIVTAAGLALTAWAVTSPEATGLVPLLAGTALVGVSYGGLQNLTLVDAFAAVDRRSSGVASAVWNIGFDAGTGVGALLVGYLATAASFSLALMVTAALSLATLPLALARRRGAGLRHPTDRHQSIWYTIASWLM; this is translated from the coding sequence GTGAGGAACGCTCCGGCGGACACCGCCGCGCGGGAAACGGTCTGGAACGCACCGGGCATGCCCGCGCTGCTGCTCCTGACGGCCATGGGATTCTCGGGATTCGCGGCGCTGCTGCCCACCGCGCCGCTCTGGGCCGTGCACGGCGGCGCCGACGCGGCCGGCGCCGGTTCGGTCAACGCGATCCTGATGCTCTGCACCGTGCTCGCCCAGACCCTCGTCCCAACGGCGATACGCCGCCTCGGCTGGCGGACCACCCTGGTCTGCGGGATGGTCCTGCTCGGTGTTCCCGCGCTCCCGCACCTGCTGACGGCGGACCTCGGCGTGGTGCTCGCCCTCGCCGTGGTGCGCGGACTCGGGTTCGGCGTGCTCACCGTCTGCGGCGCGAGCGCCGTCGCCGAACTCGTCGAGCCGGCCCGGCGCGGAAAGGCGGTCGGGGCATACGGTCTGGCGATCGCGGGGCCTCAGTTCATCCTGGTCTCGACCGCGCCCTGGGCCGCGGAGAACCTCGGCTTCGGGGTCGTGTTCGCGATCGGTGCGCTGCCCCTGCTCGGCGTGCTGCCCGCACTGCGGCTCGCCCGCCGGCTGAGCGGGCACCCGGCCGGGACCGAGGACCCACCGCACCGGGACGGCACGGCGGGCGGACGCGCCGCGTACCTTCCGCTGCTCCGGCCGATGCTGCTCCTGCTCGGCGTCACGACGGCCGGGGGCGCCCTGATCACCTTCGCCCCGCAGATGAGCAGCGACCCCACCGCGACCCTGGCCGGATTGCTGCTCCTGACGGGGACGGCGGCCGCCTCCCGCTGGCGGTTCGGGGCACTGGCCGACCGGTACGGCACCCGGCCGTTCCTGTGGCCGCTCGTGATCGTCACGGCCGCTGGGCTCGCCCTGACCGCCTGGGCGGTGACCTCGCCGGAGGCGACGGGCCTGGTTCCCCTGCTGGCCGGGACGGCCCTGGTCGGGGTCAGCTACGGCGGGCTCCAGAACCTGACCCTGGTGGACGCCTTCGCCGCCGTCGACCGTCGGTCCAGCGGCGTCGCGAGCGCCGTATGGAACATCGGGTTCGACGCCGGAACGGGAGTGGGCGCCCTCCTCGTCGGCTACCTCGCCACGGCGGCCTCATTCTCCCTGGCGCTCATGGTCACGGCCGCGCTCTCCCTCGCCACACTGCCACTCGCCCTCGCACGTCGGCGCGGTGCCGGACTCCGCCACCCGACCGACCGACACCAGAGCATTTGGTATACCATCGCTTCATGGCTCATGTGA
- a CDS encoding DUF5997 family protein — MTSHKTAQTMKPATAAKKLGVYLEATPAEFQEGVVSRTELNALQADPPKWLQELRRNGPHPRPVVAAKLGVSISGLARGGITEALTTEQIDALKQEAPDWLQQERATQAEVRKETVRIKEKNAARDDQQA, encoded by the coding sequence ATGACGTCGCACAAGACCGCCCAGACGATGAAGCCCGCAACCGCGGCAAAGAAGCTGGGTGTGTACCTCGAGGCCACCCCCGCCGAGTTCCAGGAGGGTGTCGTCTCGCGCACCGAGCTCAACGCACTGCAGGCCGATCCGCCCAAGTGGCTGCAGGAACTGCGACGCAACGGCCCGCACCCCCGGCCGGTGGTCGCCGCGAAGCTGGGTGTCTCGATCTCGGGCCTCGCCCGTGGCGGAATCACTGAAGCCCTCACGACGGAGCAGATCGACGCGCTGAAGCAGGAAGCCCCCGACTGGCTCCAGCAGGAACGCGCCACCCAGGCGGAGGTCCGGAAGGAAACGGTGCGCATCAAGGAGAAGAACGCCGCCCGCGACGACCAGCAGGCCTGA
- a CDS encoding LysR family substrate-binding domain-containing protein: MTSSEETPSFRLAYVPGVTPGKWVRIWNERLPDVPLTLVGVSAAEAPDVLRGRDADAGLVRLPIDRTALSAIPLYAETTVVVVPKDHIMATVDEVSAADLADDIVLHPLDDTLDWEQRPGRPAIERPATTADAVELVAAGVGLLVVPQSLARLHHRKDLTYRPVSDAPESRVALSWLEDETTDLVEEFIGIVRGRTVNSTRGRARPQAQPKGKRADSDGARRKPAAGRATGGSTGKSAGRSGGKNPRSGSGPKAAKRGKPRRRS, from the coding sequence GTGACAAGCTCGGAAGAAACCCCTTCGTTCCGGCTCGCGTACGTCCCGGGGGTGACACCCGGAAAGTGGGTGCGGATCTGGAACGAGCGGCTGCCCGACGTCCCGCTGACCCTCGTGGGGGTGTCGGCCGCCGAGGCGCCCGACGTGCTGCGGGGCCGTGACGCCGACGCCGGTCTGGTGCGCCTGCCGATCGACCGGACGGCTCTCAGCGCCATCCCCCTCTACGCCGAGACGACCGTGGTCGTGGTCCCGAAGGACCACATCATGGCGACGGTCGACGAGGTCTCCGCCGCGGACCTGGCCGATGACATCGTGCTGCACCCCCTCGACGACACCCTCGACTGGGAGCAGCGCCCGGGGCGGCCCGCCATCGAGCGCCCCGCCACCACCGCGGACGCCGTCGAGCTGGTGGCGGCGGGGGTGGGGCTGCTCGTCGTACCGCAGTCGCTCGCCCGCCTCCACCACCGCAAGGACCTCACGTACCGGCCGGTTTCGGACGCCCCCGAATCGCGCGTCGCGCTGTCCTGGCTGGAGGACGAGACCACCGATCTGGTGGAGGAGTTCATCGGGATCGTCCGAGGGAGGACCGTCAACAGCACAAGGGGTCGAGCGAGGCCCCAGGCGCAGCCGAAGGGCAAGCGCGCCGACTCGGACGGTGCGCGGCGCAAGCCCGCAGCGGGCAGGGCGACCGGCGGATCAACCGGCAAGTCGGCCGGCAGGTCGGGCGGGAAGAACCCGCGGAGCGGCTCCGGCCCCAAGGCCGCCAAACGCGGCAAACCCCGCCGCCGGTCGTAG
- a CDS encoding amidohydrolase family protein has product MTSDAQVARIAALGLIPVPQGRFLSETGDGLLAALGPERSRLAYRMRSFLDAGLVLPGSSDAPVVASDPLLSIHGMVNRRTASGAPIGPHEAVTAREALTAYTVGSAHAVHEEHIKGTLARGMLADFAVLSDDLLAVAPERIGELPVGATVVGGRVAHDTGALTVS; this is encoded by the coding sequence GATCCCGGTGCCGCAGGGCCGGTTCCTCTCCGAGACCGGTGACGGACTGCTGGCGGCGCTGGGCCCCGAACGCTCCCGACTGGCCTACCGGATGCGGTCGTTCCTGGACGCGGGCCTGGTCCTGCCCGGCTCCTCGGACGCCCCCGTGGTCGCCTCCGACCCGCTGCTGAGCATCCACGGCATGGTGAACCGGCGGACCGCCTCGGGTGCGCCGATCGGCCCGCACGAGGCGGTGACGGCACGGGAGGCGCTGACCGCCTACACGGTCGGCTCGGCCCACGCCGTCCACGAGGAGCACATCAAGGGGACCCTCGCCCGGGGCATGCTCGCCGATTTCGCGGTGCTCAGCGACGACCTGCTCGCAGTGGCCCCGGAACGCATCGGGGAGCTGCCGGTGGGGGCGACCGTCGTCGGCGGCCGGGTCGCCCATGACACCGGAGCGCTCACGGTCTCCTGA
- a CDS encoding response regulator transcription factor, translated as MLAEDSTLLREGLALLLAEEGHEVLASVGDGTSLVRAVEADPPDLVVVDIRMPPTHTDEGLRAALEIRERWPLVGVLVLSQHVERNYAVRLLSQNAERVGYLLKDRVAQVDEFLESLERIHAGGASIDAEVVRQLVVRTTHVDPLARLTPREHSVLQELAQGRSNAAIAQQLHISLSSVEKNLNAVFEKLDLPRATGYSRRVLAVLRYLES; from the coding sequence ATGCTCGCCGAGGACTCGACCCTGCTCAGAGAGGGCCTCGCCCTGCTGCTCGCGGAGGAGGGGCACGAGGTCCTCGCCTCGGTGGGTGACGGCACCTCCCTCGTCCGGGCGGTCGAGGCCGACCCGCCGGACCTCGTCGTCGTCGACATCCGGATGCCTCCCACCCACACCGACGAGGGGCTGCGGGCCGCGCTGGAGATCCGCGAGCGCTGGCCCCTGGTCGGTGTGCTGGTGCTCTCCCAGCACGTGGAACGCAACTACGCGGTCCGGCTGCTGTCCCAGAACGCCGAGCGGGTCGGCTATCTGCTCAAGGACCGGGTCGCGCAGGTCGACGAGTTCCTGGAATCGCTGGAGCGGATCCACGCGGGCGGCGCGTCCATCGACGCGGAGGTCGTACGGCAGTTGGTGGTCCGCACCACGCACGTCGACCCGTTGGCCCGGCTGACTCCCCGGGAGCACAGCGTCCTGCAGGAGCTGGCGCAGGGCCGCAGCAACGCGGCCATCGCACAGCAGCTGCACATCTCGCTCAGCTCGGTCGAGAAGAACCTCAACGCGGTCTTCGAGAAGCTCGATCTGCCGCGCGCCACCGGCTACAGCCGACGAGTGCTGGCGGTCCTGCGCTATCTGGAGTCGTGA
- a CDS encoding sensor histidine kinase, with protein MQGDSADGTTGHPPGLPDQRRDGTGAPVAHPRPWLRRAAGALLGCCTALTGLLYFAVPGGLSLPFVLCPRTRLRALALLSAGARGLTGLERLRRSVFFGDVFPAHRASDQDVLRYLAARTGAGALYAGVLALLGYGAVLAGLLAAGVARDPTDWQGLLPQAALGGVLLFLDLQGLFSLNALDTRLARDHFGPSERELLERRIAELAASRASVLRAVDAERRRIERDLHDGVQQRLVALAMLLGRARRNRTPEQAELLLRQAHQASQEVLTELREVAWRVYPSPLDDLGLEEALGGVAQRCGIPLHMEFALPLPLPRPVETAAYFVVCEAVTNAAKHSRATRIRVSVRGDGNRVSVSVQDNGTGGADPLGGGLSGLRGRVEALDGRLYIDSPCGGPTTITAELPCA; from the coding sequence GTGCAGGGGGACTCCGCGGACGGTACGACCGGCCATCCTCCAGGGCTGCCCGACCAGCGGCGCGACGGGACGGGCGCCCCTGTGGCGCACCCTCGTCCCTGGCTCCGCAGAGCCGCGGGCGCACTGCTCGGCTGCTGCACCGCCCTGACCGGACTGCTGTACTTCGCCGTACCGGGCGGCCTGTCGCTGCCGTTCGTCCTGTGTCCCCGTACCCGGCTGCGCGCTCTGGCCCTGCTGAGCGCCGGGGCGCGGGGGCTCACCGGCCTGGAACGGCTCCGCCGCAGTGTCTTCTTCGGCGACGTGTTCCCCGCCCACCGCGCGTCCGACCAGGATGTCCTTCGCTATCTGGCCGCCCGCACCGGCGCCGGGGCACTGTACGCCGGGGTGCTCGCGCTGCTGGGGTACGGGGCCGTACTGGCCGGACTGCTCGCCGCGGGGGTGGCCCGCGACCCCACCGACTGGCAGGGCCTGCTGCCCCAGGCGGCACTCGGCGGTGTCCTCCTCTTCCTCGACCTCCAGGGTCTCTTCTCGCTGAACGCACTCGACACCCGGTTGGCACGCGATCATTTCGGGCCATCCGAACGGGAGTTGCTGGAGCGGCGCATCGCCGAACTCGCCGCCAGCCGGGCCTCGGTGCTCCGGGCGGTCGACGCGGAACGCAGGCGCATCGAACGCGATCTGCACGACGGCGTGCAGCAGCGGCTCGTGGCACTGGCCATGCTGCTGGGCCGGGCCCGCCGCAACCGGACGCCCGAGCAGGCCGAGTTACTGCTTCGGCAGGCCCACCAGGCCTCCCAGGAAGTTCTCACCGAACTGCGCGAGGTGGCCTGGCGCGTCTACCCGTCGCCGCTCGACGACCTGGGACTCGAAGAGGCTCTCGGCGGAGTGGCCCAACGCTGCGGCATTCCGCTGCACATGGAGTTCGCGCTGCCGCTGCCCCTGCCCCGGCCGGTGGAGACCGCCGCCTACTTCGTGGTCTGCGAGGCCGTGACCAACGCGGCCAAGCACTCCCGGGCGACCCGTATCCGGGTGAGCGTCAGGGGCGACGGGAACCGGGTGTCCGTGTCCGTCCAGGACAACGGCACCGGGGGCGCGGATCCGCTGGGCGGCGGACTGTCCGGGCTGCGCGGCCGGGTGGAGGCGCTGGACGGCCGGCTGTACATCGACAGCCCCTGCGGGGGCCCCACCACGATCACCGCGGAGTTGCCGTGCGCGTAA
- a CDS encoding MarR family winged helix-turn-helix transcriptional regulator, translated as MPPAAPAVRTPTTPPPQDDKDRRRKLVRITGSGREPAVRLAPAVVAVNEEMPAPFSPEEREQFLGLLRRAAQRRER; from the coding sequence ATGCCGCCCGCGGCTCCCGCGGTACGGACCCCGACGACGCCTCCACCGCAGGACGACAAGGACCGGCGCCGGAAGCTGGTACGCATCACCGGGAGCGGCCGGGAGCCGGCCGTCCGCCTCGCGCCCGCGGTCGTCGCGGTGAACGAGGAGATGCCGGCGCCGTTCTCCCCCGAGGAACGGGAGCAGTTCCTCGGCCTGTTGCGGCGGGCGGCGCAGCGGAGGGAGCGGTGA
- a CDS encoding geranylgeranyl reductase family protein, with amino-acid sequence MRETTPDRSPSDARSDHGPDQEAQVIVVGAGPAGSAAAFHLARAGVDVLLLEKSHFPREKVCGDGLTPRAVHQLIRMGVDIKAPGWTRSRGMRWVAGDHQVHIDWPALGRYPDFGLSRSRHDFDDILARHAVAAGARLRSGVKVTEPLTDRPGRITGVTATTTEKEPLTFHAPIVIAADGASARLALAMGLQRDRNRQIATAARRYYRSPERSAEEYLELWADLRFPGSDHYLPGYGWIFPMGDGRVNVGLGALPHRRHGKADLRATLDEWLARTPEAWGLREENAEGPVRSAALPLGFNRHPLYTRGLLLVGDSGGMISPWNGEGIGQAMEAGEVAAETATLALALPRGPRREQVLHGYPVEMNRRWGRYYRLGNTAADLVFSRSGFQPVLNRYVMGSPFLLNTLARLLTNLTDKPSHDLVDHLLNGVVRLVPEPKVRRRR; translated from the coding sequence ATGCGGGAAACGACGCCAGACCGGTCTCCGTCGGACGCCCGGTCCGACCACGGCCCGGACCAGGAGGCCCAGGTGATCGTGGTGGGGGCGGGGCCCGCGGGATCGGCCGCGGCCTTCCACCTCGCCAGGGCGGGTGTCGATGTCCTGCTGCTGGAGAAGTCCCACTTCCCCCGGGAGAAGGTGTGCGGGGACGGCCTGACTCCGCGTGCGGTGCACCAACTCATCAGGATGGGCGTCGACATCAAGGCTCCGGGATGGACGCGCTCACGCGGTATGCGGTGGGTGGCCGGGGACCACCAGGTGCACATCGACTGGCCCGCGCTCGGCCGTTACCCGGACTTCGGCCTCTCGCGCAGCCGGCACGATTTCGACGACATCCTCGCCCGGCACGCCGTCGCCGCCGGAGCTCGGCTGCGCAGCGGTGTGAAGGTGACCGAGCCGCTGACCGACCGGCCCGGCCGCATCACCGGTGTCACCGCCACGACCACGGAGAAGGAGCCCCTGACCTTCCACGCACCGATCGTGATCGCCGCCGACGGCGCCTCCGCCCGCCTCGCTCTCGCCATGGGTCTGCAGCGGGACAGGAACAGGCAGATCGCGACGGCCGCCCGCCGCTACTACCGCAGCCCCGAGCGCTCCGCGGAGGAGTATCTGGAGCTGTGGGCCGACCTCCGGTTCCCCGGGAGCGATCACTACCTGCCCGGATACGGCTGGATCTTCCCCATGGGCGACGGCCGCGTCAACGTCGGGCTCGGTGCGCTGCCGCACCGACGGCACGGAAAGGCGGACCTGCGCGCCACCCTGGACGAGTGGCTGGCCCGTACGCCGGAGGCCTGGGGACTGCGCGAGGAGAACGCGGAGGGCCCGGTCCGCAGCGCGGCCCTTCCGCTGGGCTTCAACCGTCATCCCCTCTACACCCGCGGACTCCTGCTCGTCGGCGACTCCGGGGGCATGATCAGTCCCTGGAACGGCGAGGGGATCGGCCAGGCCATGGAGGCCGGCGAGGTCGCCGCCGAGACCGCCACGCTGGCCCTCGCCCTTCCCCGGGGCCCCCGGCGCGAGCAGGTGCTGCACGGCTACCCCGTCGAGATGAACCGCCGCTGGGGGCGCTACTACCGCCTCGGCAACACGGCCGCCGATCTGGTCTTCAGCCGTTCCGGTTTCCAGCCGGTCCTCAACCGTTACGTCATGGGGTCGCCGTTCCTGCTCAACACCCTGGCCCGGCTTCTCACCAACCTCACGGACAAGCCCTCGCACGACCTGGTCGACCATCTGCTCAACGGCGTCGTGCGTCTCGTACCGGAACCGAAGGTGCGGCGCAGGCGCTGA
- a CDS encoding DUF3048 domain-containing protein, whose translation MHASRTKRPAAVSAVALALLVATPAGCRGGGGGTASSPNGPVTPTSAGSRAHVLAVKIDNVGPARPQTGLDEADIIYVEQVEAGLSRILAAYSSRLPAVVGPVRSARESDLELLRQFDRPTLAFSGAQSKLLPAIAAAPLDPVSPEKDPNAYFRDTGRPAPHNLYLRTGRTPHATTGANAASDIGLRFAAAVPGGRSVAGRTVRYPAASFAFTWSAERDRWLVSMDGTPARTAESARLGAADVVVQYVTVRPSLFRDRWGSTSPYTETVGSGSALVLRDGKEYDVRWSRPAVDSTTSFTTRDGKPMTFAPGQIWFVLAQK comes from the coding sequence ATGCACGCATCCCGGACGAAGAGACCGGCCGCGGTGTCAGCGGTCGCGCTGGCGCTGCTCGTCGCCACGCCGGCCGGCTGCCGGGGCGGCGGTGGGGGAACGGCCTCCTCGCCGAACGGCCCCGTCACGCCCACGTCCGCCGGATCGCGCGCCCACGTGCTCGCCGTGAAGATCGACAACGTCGGCCCCGCCCGCCCGCAGACCGGGCTCGACGAGGCGGACATCATCTACGTGGAGCAGGTCGAGGCCGGTCTCAGCCGCATACTGGCCGCCTATTCGTCCAGGCTGCCGGCCGTGGTCGGCCCGGTGCGCAGCGCCCGGGAGTCGGACCTGGAGCTGCTCCGCCAGTTCGACCGGCCGACGCTCGCCTTCTCCGGGGCCCAGTCCAAGCTCCTCCCGGCCATCGCGGCGGCCCCGTTGGACCCGGTGTCCCCCGAGAAGGATCCGAACGCCTACTTCCGCGACACCGGCCGCCCGGCACCGCACAACCTCTATCTGCGCACCGGCAGGACACCGCACGCCACCACCGGCGCGAACGCGGCCTCGGACATCGGGCTGCGTTTCGCCGCCGCCGTGCCGGGCGGCAGGAGCGTCGCCGGTCGCACCGTCCGCTATCCGGCGGCGAGCTTCGCGTTCACCTGGTCGGCCGAGCGGGACCGGTGGCTCGTGTCCATGGACGGCACACCGGCCCGTACGGCCGAAAGCGCCCGGCTCGGCGCGGCCGATGTGGTGGTGCAGTACGTCACCGTGCGCCCCTCGCTGTTCCGGGACCGGTGGGGCAGCACGTCCCCGTACACCGAGACCGTGGGCTCCGGCTCCGCCCTGGTGCTGCGCGACGGCAAGGAGTACGACGTCCGTTGGTCACGGCCCGCGGTCGACTCCACGACCTCCTTCACCACCCGGGACGGCAAGCCGATGACCTTCGCCCCGGGCCAGATCTGGTTCGTCCTCGCGCAGAAGTGA
- a CDS encoding DedA family protein translates to MDFVILGLPQEPAGGVAGWAAGLVDTMGGPGAGLAIALENLFPPLPSEVILPLTGFAAGQGVIGLASALFWTTLGSVVGAVVLYWIGMLFGRDRMHAIWARLPLVKGSDLERTERWFARHGTKAVLLGRMVPIFRSLISVPAGVERMSLPVFVTLTALGSLLWNSVLVMAGYWLGDRWDLVETYVGVLSKAVLVLVLVALAGYVAMRLRPRGRAQHRRVP, encoded by the coding sequence ATGGATTTCGTCATTCTGGGTCTCCCCCAGGAACCCGCGGGCGGTGTGGCGGGCTGGGCGGCCGGCCTCGTCGACACCATGGGAGGTCCGGGAGCCGGCCTCGCCATCGCCCTGGAGAACCTCTTTCCGCCGCTGCCCAGCGAGGTCATTCTCCCGCTGACCGGGTTCGCGGCGGGGCAGGGTGTCATCGGGCTGGCCTCCGCGCTCTTCTGGACCACTCTGGGTTCGGTGGTCGGCGCGGTGGTTCTGTACTGGATCGGAATGCTCTTCGGCCGCGACCGCATGCATGCGATCTGGGCGAGGCTTCCGCTGGTGAAGGGTTCCGATCTGGAACGTACGGAACGGTGGTTCGCCCGGCACGGCACCAAGGCCGTGCTCCTCGGCCGCATGGTGCCGATCTTCCGCAGTCTCATCTCCGTGCCGGCCGGAGTGGAACGCATGTCGCTGCCGGTCTTCGTGACGCTGACCGCCCTGGGCAGCCTGCTGTGGAACTCGGTGCTCGTGATGGCCGGTTACTGGCTCGGCGACCGGTGGGATCTGGTGGAGACCTACGTCGGGGTCCTGTCCAAGGCCGTTCTCGTCCTGGTCCTGGTCGCCCTCGCCGGGTACGTGGCCATGCGCCTGCGGCCCCGTGGCCGGGCACAACACCGCCGGGTCCCGTGA
- a CDS encoding amidohydrolase gives MAHVILTNVRPWGAAPVDIVMSDAEILSVVPAGTAAGDGDRLDGGGLLALPGFINAHAHLDKSWWGQPWVSYGGEATTQGRISHERAERDGLGIPSPSSTRAVLGESLRHGTTAVRSHVDVDLGVGLHGIEVVREAVAAFGGAIEVEIVAFPQDGVMRRPGVLELLDQAAAAGATAIGGLDPASIDRDPVAQLDGLFGIAERQGVGLDIHLHDGGDLGAFQIELIIDRTLRTGLHGKVTVSHGFALGELPANRQQSLLEACEEAGISWATVAPVRTAPLPWRGMRDRGVPIGLGTDGIRDLWSPYGDGDLLRVALGFARLHGLRTDEELAYAVELASTRAAGFVHRDAHDIVAGARADIVLLDAENVQDALVRTPRRQLVIAGGRVVVRDGELRI, from the coding sequence ATGGCTCATGTGATACTGACGAACGTCCGCCCCTGGGGTGCGGCACCCGTGGACATCGTGATGTCCGACGCCGAGATCCTCTCCGTGGTGCCCGCCGGAACGGCGGCCGGCGACGGTGACCGCCTCGACGGCGGCGGGCTTCTCGCCCTGCCCGGCTTCATCAACGCGCACGCCCATCTCGACAAGAGCTGGTGGGGGCAGCCATGGGTCTCCTACGGCGGGGAGGCCACGACGCAGGGTCGCATCTCCCACGAACGCGCGGAGCGCGACGGGCTCGGCATCCCCAGCCCGTCCTCGACTCGTGCCGTGCTGGGCGAGTCCCTCCGGCACGGCACGACGGCGGTACGCAGTCACGTGGACGTCGACCTCGGTGTCGGACTGCACGGGATCGAGGTGGTCCGCGAGGCGGTGGCCGCGTTCGGCGGCGCGATCGAGGTGGAGATCGTCGCGTTCCCGCAGGACGGCGTGATGCGCCGCCCCGGTGTGCTGGAACTCCTCGATCAGGCGGCCGCGGCGGGCGCGACCGCCATCGGCGGCCTCGACCCGGCTTCGATCGACCGCGACCCCGTGGCGCAGCTCGACGGCCTCTTCGGCATCGCGGAGCGGCAGGGCGTCGGGCTCGACATCCATCTGCACGACGGAGGGGATCTCGGCGCCTTCCAGATCGAGCTCATCATCGATCGCACCCTGCGTACGGGCCTGCACGGCAAGGTGACGGTCTCGCACGGCTTCGCCCTGGGCGAGCTGCCGGCGAACCGGCAGCAGAGCCTGCTCGAAGCCTGCGAGGAAGCCGGTATCTCCTGGGCGACCGTGGCCCCGGTCCGCACCGCGCCGCTGCCCTGGCGCGGAATGCGGGACCGCGGCGTCCCGATCGGTCTGGGCACCGACGGGATCAGGGACCTGTGGTCGCCGTACGGTGACGGCGACCTCCTGCGCGTCGCGCTCGGCTTCGCCCGGCTCCACGGCCTGCGCACCGACGAGGAACTGGCCTACGCGGTGGAGCTGGCCTCCACGCGCGCGGCGGGCTTCGTGCACCGCGACGCCCACGACATCGTCGCGGGGGCGCGGGCGGACATCGTGCTGCTGGACGCCGAGAACGTCCAGGACGCCCTCGTCCGTACGCCGCGCCGACAGCTGGTGATCGCCGGTGGGCGAGTGGTGGTCCGGGACGGCGAGCTCCGGATCTGA
- a CDS encoding nucleoside deaminase, with protein MSAVNEPQTVTEEDRAYLRRCVDLAREALTAGDEPFGSLLVDERGTVRFHDRNRVKDGDATRHPEFEIARWAAENLSPQERRTSVVYTSGEHCPMCSAAHAWVGLGRIVYASSAEQLVAWHRSWGFDAGPVAALPIRAVAPGIPVSGPDPSLADEVRALHARMLGVAADG; from the coding sequence ATGAGTGCGGTGAACGAGCCGCAGACGGTCACGGAGGAGGACCGGGCGTACCTCCGTCGTTGCGTCGACCTGGCGCGCGAGGCGCTCACGGCCGGTGACGAGCCGTTCGGCTCGCTCCTCGTGGACGAACGCGGCACGGTCAGGTTCCACGACCGCAACAGGGTCAAGGACGGCGACGCGACCCGCCATCCGGAGTTCGAGATCGCACGCTGGGCTGCCGAGAACCTGTCCCCGCAGGAGCGGCGGACGAGTGTCGTCTACACATCGGGCGAGCACTGCCCGATGTGCAGTGCGGCCCACGCCTGGGTCGGCCTGGGCCGCATCGTGTACGCGTCGAGCGCCGAGCAACTGGTGGCGTGGCACCGGAGTTGGGGCTTCGACGCGGGGCCGGTCGCGGCCCTCCCCATCCGTGCCGTCGCTCCGGGCATTCCGGTGTCAGGCCCCGACCCGTCGCTCGCCGACGAGGTCCGCGCCCTGCATGCCCGGATGCTGGGCGTGGCCGCCGACGGTTAG